In Procambarus clarkii isolate CNS0578487 chromosome 25, FALCON_Pclarkii_2.0, whole genome shotgun sequence, the following proteins share a genomic window:
- the LOC123756392 gene encoding hydroxyproline dehydrogenase isoform X2: MFMPSRLCVPALRLLATPRLLPSRSGSRGSLFTFHRRLSHFDVPAIGSETKPHRKDNGNKPAAAQLNFGDHKTAFQHKTVRELIRGLVVLYACAVDPLVSHSYKLLTLGERLLGQRMLRFLVAPFYNQFVAGDSGEELSIVSNRLADVGVRLMVAPMLETDVGEGHDMQEMYVKNLNKTLNLIDLSRQHCTLGGARPICQTKITAHLSADILARVSTSYQSLRVEERVAAVAAVAKLLVVAGGDGGPPMSSSSATEALRPLVLTDSDALELINSLSRLYLLGERCCSAGVVLAVDAEYTYTNPAINLLTLAMMAVFNTPTPVIWNTYQGYLKAGCQSLEHDLELVRALGPDVGFGAKLVRGAYLERERSLALLEAYPDPVNDTYEDTSIVYDSMVEVMLQEVVKNPDTRAVVIATHNEASVQQAVARIELLDIEFRAGNVVFGQVYGMAENISVPLVSDVVCFEHQK; encoded by the exons ATGTTCATGCCATCTCGACTGTGTGTTCCCGCCTTACGCTTGCTTGCCACTCCACGCCTGCTGCCTTCACGAAGTGGTAGCAGAGGCTCTCTGTTTACCTTCCATCGGCGGTTGTCCCACTTCGATGTCCCGGCCATTGGTTCAGAGACAAAGCCACACCGGAAGGACAATG GCAACAAACCGGCAGCAGCACAATTGAACTTCGGGGACCACAAGACCGCTTTCCAGCATAAGACTGTCAGAGAGCTGATTCGaggactggtggtgttgtacgCATGCGCAGTGGACCCTCTCGTCTCACACAGTTACAAG CTGCTGACGCTAGGGGAGCGACTGCTGGGACAGAGGATGCTCAGGTTCTTGGTGGCGCCCTTTTACAACCAGTTCGTGGCAGGAGACTCTGGGGAAGAGCTGAGCATCGTCAGCAACCGTCTGGCGGACGTGGGAGTGAGGCTTATGGTAGCGCCCATGCTGGAGACCGACGTGGGAGAAGGACATGATAT GCAAGAAATGTACGTTAAAAATCTGAACAAGACGTTGAACTTAATTGACCTGAGTCGCCAACACTGCACATTAGGAGGAGCTAGGCCCATCTGCCAGACCAAGATTACTGCCCATCTCTCAGCTGATATACTG GCAAGAGTGTCAACGAGTTACCAGTCTTTACGAGTCGAGGAGCGGGTAGCGGCGGTGGCAGCCGTGGCAAAGTTACTAGTGGTGGCTGGGGGTGATGGAGGTCCTCCTATGTCCTCCTCAAGTGCCACAGAGGCACTCAGACCGCTGGTCCTCACGGACTCTGATGCCTTGGAGCTCATCAACTCACTCTCGCGCCTCTACTTGCTAG GGGAGCGGTGTTGCAGCGCCGGTGTGGTTCTGGCAGTGGACGCCGAGTACACGTACACCAACCCCGCCATTAACCTGCTCACGCTCGCCATGATGGCGGTCTTCAACACTCCCACGCCCGTCATCTGGAACACCTACCAAGGATATCTCAAG GCAGGGTGCCAGAGCCTGGAGCACGACCTGGAGCTGGTGAGGGCGCTGGGTCCCGATGTCGGATTCGGCGCCAAGCTGGTCCGTGGAGCCTACCTggagcgggagagatctctggCGCTCCTGGAAGCCTATCCTGATCCTGTCAACGACACCTATGAGGATACTTCCATCGTGTATGATAG CATGGTGGAGGTGATGTTGCAAGAAGTCGTGAAGAACCCTGACACGCGCGCTGTAGTGATTGCAACGCACAACGAAGCTTCAGTTCAGCAAGCTGTCGCCAGAATCGAGCTGCTGGATATCGAATTCCGGGCGGGCAATGTAGTGTTCGGTCAGGTGTACGGCATGGCTGAGAATATCTCCGTGCCCCTAG TGTCTGACGTCGTGTGCTTCGAACATCAGAAGTGA
- the LOC123756392 gene encoding hydroxyproline dehydrogenase isoform X1: MFMPSRLCVPALRLLATPRLLPSRSGSRGSLFTFHRRLSHFDVPAIGSETKPHRKDNGNKPAAAQLNFGDHKTAFQHKTVRELIRGLVVLYACAVDPLVSHSYKLLTLGERLLGQRMLRFLVAPFYNQFVAGDSGEELSIVSNRLADVGVRLMVAPMLETDVGEGHDMQEMYVKNLNKTLNLIDLSRQHCTLGGARPICQTKITAHLSADILARVSTSYQSLRVEERVAAVAAVAKLLVVAGGDGGPPMSSSSATEALRPLVLTDSDALELINSLSRLYLLGERCCSAGVVLAVDAEYTYTNPAINLLTLAMMAVFNTPTPVIWNTYQGYLKAGCQSLEHDLELVRALGPDVGFGAKLVRGAYLERERSLALLEAYPDPVNDTYEDTSIVYDSMVEVMLQEVVKNPDTRAVVIATHNEASVQQAVARIELLDIEFRAGNVVFGQVYGMAENISVPLAASGFLVYKSVPSGSMLEVIPYLSRRANENKAVLRGARRERQLLSKELLSRLSPLR, from the exons ATGTTCATGCCATCTCGACTGTGTGTTCCCGCCTTACGCTTGCTTGCCACTCCACGCCTGCTGCCTTCACGAAGTGGTAGCAGAGGCTCTCTGTTTACCTTCCATCGGCGGTTGTCCCACTTCGATGTCCCGGCCATTGGTTCAGAGACAAAGCCACACCGGAAGGACAATG GCAACAAACCGGCAGCAGCACAATTGAACTTCGGGGACCACAAGACCGCTTTCCAGCATAAGACTGTCAGAGAGCTGATTCGaggactggtggtgttgtacgCATGCGCAGTGGACCCTCTCGTCTCACACAGTTACAAG CTGCTGACGCTAGGGGAGCGACTGCTGGGACAGAGGATGCTCAGGTTCTTGGTGGCGCCCTTTTACAACCAGTTCGTGGCAGGAGACTCTGGGGAAGAGCTGAGCATCGTCAGCAACCGTCTGGCGGACGTGGGAGTGAGGCTTATGGTAGCGCCCATGCTGGAGACCGACGTGGGAGAAGGACATGATAT GCAAGAAATGTACGTTAAAAATCTGAACAAGACGTTGAACTTAATTGACCTGAGTCGCCAACACTGCACATTAGGAGGAGCTAGGCCCATCTGCCAGACCAAGATTACTGCCCATCTCTCAGCTGATATACTG GCAAGAGTGTCAACGAGTTACCAGTCTTTACGAGTCGAGGAGCGGGTAGCGGCGGTGGCAGCCGTGGCAAAGTTACTAGTGGTGGCTGGGGGTGATGGAGGTCCTCCTATGTCCTCCTCAAGTGCCACAGAGGCACTCAGACCGCTGGTCCTCACGGACTCTGATGCCTTGGAGCTCATCAACTCACTCTCGCGCCTCTACTTGCTAG GGGAGCGGTGTTGCAGCGCCGGTGTGGTTCTGGCAGTGGACGCCGAGTACACGTACACCAACCCCGCCATTAACCTGCTCACGCTCGCCATGATGGCGGTCTTCAACACTCCCACGCCCGTCATCTGGAACACCTACCAAGGATATCTCAAG GCAGGGTGCCAGAGCCTGGAGCACGACCTGGAGCTGGTGAGGGCGCTGGGTCCCGATGTCGGATTCGGCGCCAAGCTGGTCCGTGGAGCCTACCTggagcgggagagatctctggCGCTCCTGGAAGCCTATCCTGATCCTGTCAACGACACCTATGAGGATACTTCCATCGTGTATGATAG CATGGTGGAGGTGATGTTGCAAGAAGTCGTGAAGAACCCTGACACGCGCGCTGTAGTGATTGCAACGCACAACGAAGCTTCAGTTCAGCAAGCTGTCGCCAGAATCGAGCTGCTGGATATCGAATTCCGGGCGGGCAATGTAGTGTTCGGTCAGGTGTACGGCATGGCTGAGAATATCTCCGTGCCCCTAG CTGCGTCTGGGTTTCTGGTGTACAAGTCAGTACCGTCCGGAAGCATGTTAGAGGTGATACCATATTTGTCCCGGCGCGCCAACGAGAACAAGGCAGTCCTGCGAGGCGCAAGGCGGGAACGACAACTTCTCTCCAAAGAACTTCTGTCAAGATTATCACCCCTCCGATGA